The following DNA comes from Candidatus Nitrosotalea okcheonensis.
ACTGTACCAATGGATTCGCCTACTCCGACTACCTTTCCATGGTAAAATGGCTCACAAAGGTCTGGGGTGGCAAGACGTATTGGTCTTCCAACAGTCTTTAGGATCTTTCCCCCATATTTATTCAAGAATGCATTGGTTTCTACAATGTGATTTCTATTTTTATCTCCTGCACCAATATGGGCAATTTTATCTCCTAGTGGAAAATACCAGAAATATCCGCTAATCGAGGAAAATGGTTTGAGATAAAAATCGTCAAAAGGCACTCCATTTTCATATTCTACCTTGTATTGATATGTTGGCAGATGAAAGTCTTTTTCAAGTCTTGGAAGATATGATCTATGAAAACCTGTGGAATCCACAATTATGTCAAATTCTGATTCTAGATCTTGTAATTTTGGCACAGTACCATGATGTACCTTGCATCCCTTTGCCATGTCTTTTATCAATCCAATCTTGTTGTATGTACAAAGTCCCTTGAGCTTGATTTGAAATCTTTCTAAACCCATGTCCACATACATTTGCTTTCCATCATGTATTACATAATCGCTAAAATCAAGTCCGGCCTTTTTTGCAAATTCCTCCATTGGTGCCTTTGATGTACCCCAAGCACATATGGAATCATGATTTTCTTGTGTAGATCTCTCAAAACCTACTACCTCGTGTTGATTTTTCAATCTTGCAAGCAGATATGCTCCGGCAACTCCTATGCCAACTATAGCTATTTTCAAACAATCTTATACGAAAAATTACCTAATAAAAACATGTGGCAATTACTATTCAATTAAGATGGCAGGTTTGTATGGTCTTGCTGTTCTTGATTTATTTTTTGGATCATACTTGTCTTGATCTGATTCAGAAAATATTTGCGATGTAATTCCAAATTCTGCTTGCACAAGTGAATCAAGTTCTAAGAGAATTTTTTTTTCATCAATAAGACCGATCTTGTTCTTTGATTCTCTTTCTTCTTGTGATTCTGATAATATGTCATTGACTGTTTTTTTCACAAAATCAGGATCTTTTTTTATCTCTTCTGTTTCCTTGTCTGCAATAAGAGATTTTATAAGAAAACCTATGTTGACCTCACCTGCTACCACGCTGGACAAAATTTTCTGGTATGCCTTTACTTTCCATTGGGCCGACGTGTATATTGTTATTTTATTTGGAATAATTTTCGTGACCTTGATTATGTTTTTTATGTCATCAACTGTATTTTTTAACAGGTTTTCCGATTGAATTGATCCCAAGTCAATCACATCCTCATGATATGTTGGCCATGCAGACTTTGATACAATACCTGTATTTCCAAGTCTAGACCACATCTCTTCTGATGCATATGGCGCAAAGGGTGACATCATTGCTATTCTCGTAGAAAATATGTCGTGCAAGATTCCGGCAAAATTATCACGTTTTTTTGCCAAAGCTCGTTTGATATACCACTGAAGATCTGATTCAAAATCATAGAGAATAAAGTGTAATGCTTCTCTCAGTCTCATTTTTTGTATTGAAGATGTTGCTTTAAGAATTAACTGCTCGGTCTTGCTTTTTATCCACTTGTCCTCTTGTTCAAGTTTTACATTGTGAGAGGCTCTATATCTTGAACACTCCTCTAACATGCTCTCTAATTTGTTTTTTATTCCCTTTACTGCATCTTGGTTGAAATCTGCATCCTGTAGCAACTCTGCA
Coding sequences within:
- a CDS encoding NAD(P)/FAD-dependent oxidoreductase, producing MKIAIVGIGVAGAYLLARLKNQHEVVGFERSTQENHDSICAWGTSKAPMEEFAKKAGLDFSDYVIHDGKQMYVDMGLERFQIKLKGLCTYNKIGLIKDMAKGCKVHHGTVPKLQDLESEFDIIVDSTGFHRSYLPRLEKDFHLPTYQYKVEYENGVPFDDFYLKPFSSISGYFWYFPLGDKIAHIGAGDKNRNHIVETNAFLNKYGGKILKTVGRPIRLATPDLCEPFYHGKVVGVGESIGTVYPLLGEGIIPSMTCGDIFVDTLGNNERYRQMVLEKFAIYSKVLSFVRNKMESKFGIMKNFVDMLSIYRYMKRNEKRFGMEIKMTDMMKVAKA